Proteins from one Terriglobus tenax genomic window:
- a CDS encoding RepB family DNA primase produces MNETATDFLARSFAPCSTIALLLRTESVGKTQQRVVTLEQALAPRYLGWLAHENHAGANVYVAANPLRSGSRKRTKECIDIVRHLYLDIDEDGDARLAALRASDGLPVPSAVLSTSPGKYQVLWQVDGFDVEDQEVTLKRLAIAFGGDPACTDCNRVLRVPGFRNQKYSPAHCVAVEYPSDATYSPADFRLPNLPSIAALPLRGNARLGWAHKDSHSELDWAWARHQLALGKDAGKLTHELASRRSDKPNPLYYAQRTIDVASARQWLREGAPIDDVITMLKVRRDAELPAALCSARAREIAATAVRMVARRKLA; encoded by the coding sequence ATGAACGAAACAGCCACGGACTTTCTCGCTCGGAGCTTCGCTCCTTGCTCGACAATTGCTCTCCTGCTGCGTACGGAGAGCGTGGGAAAGACTCAGCAGCGCGTCGTGACGCTGGAGCAGGCGCTCGCGCCTCGTTACCTCGGCTGGCTCGCTCACGAGAATCATGCAGGAGCCAATGTCTACGTGGCTGCCAATCCGCTTCGCTCTGGCAGCCGGAAGCGCACGAAAGAGTGCATCGACATCGTCCGGCATCTGTATCTGGACATCGACGAAGATGGAGATGCCCGGCTCGCTGCGCTCCGGGCATCAGATGGCCTGCCCGTTCCGAGCGCTGTCCTCTCCACATCACCGGGGAAATATCAGGTGTTGTGGCAGGTCGATGGTTTCGACGTTGAGGACCAGGAAGTCACGCTCAAACGGCTCGCCATCGCTTTCGGCGGCGATCCCGCCTGCACGGACTGCAACCGGGTGCTTCGCGTTCCCGGTTTTCGCAACCAGAAGTATTCTCCCGCTCACTGCGTCGCGGTCGAGTATCCCTCCGATGCAACCTACAGTCCTGCGGACTTCCGCTTGCCGAATCTTCCTTCCATTGCCGCGCTGCCGCTTCGCGGGAACGCGCGCCTTGGTTGGGCTCACAAGGACAGCCATTCGGAGTTGGATTGGGCGTGGGCTCGCCACCAGCTCGCCCTGGGCAAAGATGCCGGCAAGCTGACCCACGAGCTGGCTTCGCGCCGCTCGGACAAGCCCAATCCTCTCTACTACGCGCAGCGCACGATTGACGTCGCTTCCGCTCGTCAATGGCTGCGTGAAGGAGCCCCCATTGACGACGTCATCACCATGCTCAAGGTTCGCCGGGATGCCGAACTTCCCGCTGCACTTTGCTCCGCTCGTGCGCGGGAGATTGCCGCCACCGCAGTGCGAATGGTCGCA